A single window of Burkholderiales bacterium DNA harbors:
- a CDS encoding HIT family protein yields MELTDCPFFARTGIVPQNDLASARYDKHPVTPGHLLLVPFRRVASFFEATPEERSALSSLLDEAKHLLDRLPRPDGYNIGVNDGECAGQTIWHLHVHLIPRYRGDVPNPRGGVRGVIPAKQSY; encoded by the coding sequence ATGGAGCTTACCGATTGCCCATTTTTCGCGCGCACCGGCATCGTGCCGCAAAACGACCTCGCGTCCGCTCGCTACGACAAACACCCGGTTACTCCCGGGCATTTGCTGCTCGTTCCATTCCGTCGCGTCGCAAGCTTCTTCGAAGCGACGCCTGAAGAGCGGTCGGCGCTGTCGTCATTGCTCGACGAGGCGAAGCACCTGCTTGACCGCCTGCCTCGGCCCGATGGATATAATATTGGCGTGAACGACGGGGAATGCGCGGGTCAAACTATTTGGCACTTGCATGTTCATTTGATTCCACGCTACAGAGGAGATGTGCCTAATCCGCGCGGCGGAGTGCGCGGTGTAATTCCAGCCAAACAATCGTATTAA